A single window of Culicoides brevitarsis isolate CSIRO-B50_1 chromosome 3, AGI_CSIRO_Cbre_v1, whole genome shotgun sequence DNA harbors:
- the LOC134835172 gene encoding vitellogenin-3-like translates to MKLTYFAVLIIFAYLNVTAGFFGPLETLRNKTKEISNLTVETGKALAQNVPNYVPTFDELFDFTKQSIAGLPFEAAVSVINRICSIAIAANATKPFRTPNASEINYVLLTGDENVTIPLTNSVELWRHPSFDPKKKVVVLITGWKTDINETNTAVDLLSEAYLARGDTNFVFIDSARYVDTLYAWSAFNTQELGDAIGEGLVSLSKLVPTENIHVIGHSLGAHISGAAGQSFQNKAGKLLPRITGLDPANPCFKEGETLQGLMRGDAEFVDIIHTNSGVLGKRDPIGDSDFYPNGVVPLQPGCLGISCSHARAYELFAETVYPGSEKSLQAKKCNSIAALDNGKCKGKAVPVGFACPPNTKGNYFFKTKAEKPYQL, encoded by the exons atgaagttaaCATATTTTGcggtattaataatttttgcttatttaaacGTAACTGCTGGATTTTTCGGACCTCTTGAAACTTTGAGGAacaaaacgaaagaaatttcgaatttaACTGTCGAAACAGGCAAAGCCCTTGCTCAAAATGTACCGAATTATGTGCCAACCTTTGATGAATTGTTCGATTTTACGAAACAATCGATCGCGGGATTGCCTTTTGAAGCAGCTGTCAGTGTCATAAACAGGattt gtTCAATCGCGATTGCTGCCAATGCGACAAAACCATTTCGAACCCCAAATGCGTCAGAAATTAATTACGTTTTATTAACTGGCGACGAGAATGTGACAATTCCCTTGACAAATTCCGTTGAATTGTGGCGTCATCCATCGTTCGATCCGAAGAAAAAAGTCGTCGTCTTAATTACCGGATGGAAAACTGACATAAATGAGACAAACACTGCTGTCGATTTGCTTTCGGAGGCGTATTTGGCACGTGGCGATACGAATTTCGTGTTTATTGACTCTGCGAGATACGTTGACACTTTGTATGCTTGGTCGGCATTTAATACGCAGGAACTGGGCGATGCCATTGGCGAAGGTCTCGTGAGTCTATCGAAATTGGTGCCAACTGAAAATATTCATGTGattg gaCACAGTCTTGGAGCTCATATCAGTGGCGCAGCAGGTCAATCCTTCCAAAATAAGGCGGGAAAATTACTTCCTCGAATAACGGGTCTCGATCCTGCAAATCCGTGTTTCAAAGAAGGCGAAACTTTGCAAGGCTTGATGCGAGGCGATGCGGAATTTGTCGATATTATTCACACAAATTCTGGAGTTTTGGGAAAACGAGATCCCATTGGTGACAGTGATTTTTATCCAAATgg GGTTGTTCCTCTCCAACCAGGCTGTTTAGGGATATCATGCTCTCATGCACGTGCCTATGAGTTATTTGCAGAAACTGTTTATCCAGGAAGTGAAAAATCGCTTCAGGCGAAAAAATGTAACTCGATAGCGGCACTTGATAATGGAAAGTGTAAAGGCAAGGCAGTTCCCGTTGGATTTGCATGTCCTCCAAATACGAAAGggaattatttctttaaaacgaAAGCTGAAAAGCCATATCAGttgtaa